The DNA region TTTCGCTTAATAATAAAACACGCGAAGAAGGATATATGTTTTTTGGTCTTAAAGGAAATCAAAAAACGGTTTTGTCGCTAGGAGGAAGTTTAGGAGCCCTTACCATTAATGAAAGTATATATAATCATATAGATTTGTTTATACAAAATAATGTTCAACTGATTTGGCAAACAGGTAAGGCTTTTTATCATAAAGCAATAGAGATTGTACAACAGAAAAATGCTTCAAACATTAAAGTGTACGATTTTATATCGCGTATGGATTATGCTTATTCTGTTGCCGACGTTGTTATTTCAAGAGCTGGTGCCATAACTATTTCTGAACTTACGTTAACTGCCAAACCATCTATTTTAGTGCCATCGCCCAACGTGGCCGAAGACCATCAAACAAAAAATGCAATGACACTTGTTAAAAACGATGCGGCTATGCTTATAACCGATGCTGAAGCTAGAGTAAAACTTGTTGAAGAAACAATAAAGCTTTTAAATGACGAATTTCGTCTTAATGTTTATAAAAGCAATATTGCTCGTATGGCTATCAAAAATTCTGATGAAATTATTGCCAAAGAAATAATAGCATTAACCAATAAATGAGTTTACTAAACCGACATATTATCTATTTTATTGGTATTGGAGGTATCGGAATGAGTGCCTTAGCTCGCTATTTCTTACAACAAGGAAAAATTGTAGCTGGTTACGACAGAACACCATCGTTTATAACTCAAGAACTCGAGAACCAAGGTGCATATATCCATTATAACGAAGATGTTGCTACTATTCCGTTGATAGTACAAACCGCTTCTAATAATGATATTTTAGTTATTT from Bacteroidales bacterium includes:
- the murG gene encoding undecaprenyldiphospho-muramoylpentapeptide beta-N-acetylglucosaminyltransferase; translation: MSNMEALKVIISGGGTGGHIFPAIAIANALRKINPNTEILFVGAEGKMEMEKVPAAGYKIIGLPVRGFQRKLTLSNISFFFKLFQSLKKAKRIIKEFNPDVVVGVGGFASGPTLRVATKMGIPTLIQEQNSYPGVTNKLLASKVNKICVAYQDMDNYFPTSKIIITGNPVRQDILSLNNKTREEGYMFFGLKGNQKTVLSLGGSLGALTINESIYNHIDLFIQNNVQLIWQTGKAFYHKAIEIVQQKNASNIKVYDFISRMDYAYSVADVVISRAGAITISELTLTAKPSILVPSPNVAEDHQTKNAMTLVKNDAAMLITDAEARVKLVEETIKLLNDEFRLNVYKSNIARMAIKNSDEIIAKEIIALTNK